From Cellulosimicrobium sp. ES-005, one genomic window encodes:
- a CDS encoding flippase-like domain-containing protein → MASPAPEPRERAAPHVGAVVEVGSLARAAQAEPRPQTGALEALLARRGHDDAGTVRVVDTAEQRVRHPIDLVNLVLCAVGVVVVLLMSVYAHGTTAGVAEDVRNFSDLLARILFVPVAVLEGLITLFVPIAVLTELGIRRLGRQVVESIVAAALGLLLGVLAVLALRAWGSDDLVRGLSVYSRGEWRLTIPGYVAAIAGLLTAAGTRTRRRTVKWSWNLLFVAIGVVLITGQVSLPGIIITLLLGRIAGLAVRYVSGVRSERAYGPDLVAGVRRAGFSPAALVRVRDVTDDEELAEAADDPITEVDAEGRITAEVHVGVLRAPGATDDAGTVLTADAALAAQHLGSAPHPDEAGASDGANGTNGQTPATESQDAPSDSAAIALTRAGDNRVYAMLAEDGVRRDVVVLDGDRQVVGFLARFWRSLRLRGSEGRAAISLRAAAERTALLSYAARAAGVRTPRLLGIGESADSMVLVQEHATGAVSLRDLPVEDLTGSVLNEAWRQLRLAHAAGIAHRALTSDVMLVSREPATGAPQVWLTGWEQGDIASSELARRMDLAQMVALLALRVGARRAVESAVSVLPDDDIAAIGPLLQPVALPPSTREEIRQNKELLKELRAALVERLPEASIEPQRITRFGARTILTLTLTIVAVTVVVTTINFDQITEAVSSANPWWAAVSFLLGIVTWFGAALTLVAFASKRLPLWRVTLTQAAGSFVALAAPAGIGPAALNLRLLTRRGISTPVAVATVALVQVSQFVVTILLLVVLSVATGDGGLVQLPSTTVLLAIGGVALAVLATLLVPAVRAWVLAKIRPTIQQVWPRLSEMLGQPGRLALGIAGNVVMTLGYVLAFDAALAAFGQELSLVEVAVIYLVGNAAGAAVPTPGGLGAIEAALIFGLTTAGVPAALATSATVLFRVATYWARIPIGWAAMRYLQRKGDL, encoded by the coding sequence ATGGCCTCCCCCGCCCCCGAGCCGAGAGAGCGCGCCGCTCCCCACGTCGGCGCGGTCGTCGAGGTCGGCTCGCTGGCACGGGCCGCGCAGGCGGAGCCCCGCCCCCAGACGGGCGCGCTCGAGGCCCTGCTCGCGCGTCGGGGGCACGACGACGCGGGGACGGTCCGCGTCGTCGACACGGCCGAGCAGCGCGTCCGGCACCCGATCGACCTCGTCAACCTCGTGCTGTGCGCGGTGGGCGTCGTGGTCGTCCTGCTCATGTCGGTCTACGCGCACGGCACGACGGCGGGCGTCGCGGAGGACGTCCGGAACTTCTCCGACCTGCTCGCGCGCATCCTCTTCGTCCCCGTCGCGGTGCTCGAGGGCCTCATCACGCTGTTCGTGCCGATCGCCGTCCTCACCGAGCTCGGCATCCGCCGGCTGGGCCGCCAGGTCGTCGAGTCGATCGTCGCCGCCGCGCTCGGCCTGCTCCTCGGCGTGCTGGCCGTGCTGGCCCTGCGCGCGTGGGGCTCGGACGACCTCGTCCGGGGGCTCTCCGTGTACTCGCGCGGCGAGTGGCGGCTGACGATCCCGGGGTACGTCGCCGCGATCGCCGGGCTGCTCACGGCCGCGGGGACCCGCACCCGACGCCGCACCGTCAAGTGGTCGTGGAACCTGCTGTTCGTCGCGATCGGCGTCGTGCTCATCACGGGCCAGGTGTCGCTGCCGGGCATCATCATCACGCTGCTCCTCGGCCGCATCGCCGGGCTCGCCGTGCGGTACGTCTCGGGCGTGCGCAGCGAGCGTGCCTACGGACCCGACCTCGTGGCCGGGGTCCGGCGCGCCGGGTTCTCCCCCGCGGCCCTCGTGCGCGTGCGCGACGTCACCGACGACGAGGAGCTCGCCGAGGCGGCGGACGACCCCATCACCGAGGTGGACGCCGAGGGGCGCATCACTGCCGAGGTGCACGTCGGCGTCCTGCGCGCACCCGGCGCCACCGACGACGCCGGGACGGTCCTCACGGCCGACGCCGCGCTCGCCGCGCAGCACCTCGGCTCGGCCCCGCACCCCGACGAGGCCGGGGCGTCGGACGGGGCGAACGGGACGAACGGGCAGACCCCCGCGACGGAGTCCCAGGACGCGCCGTCCGACTCGGCGGCCATCGCGCTGACGCGCGCGGGCGACAACCGCGTCTACGCGATGCTCGCGGAGGACGGCGTGCGGCGTGACGTCGTCGTGCTCGACGGCGACCGGCAGGTCGTCGGCTTCCTCGCCCGGTTCTGGCGGTCGCTGCGCCTGCGCGGCAGCGAGGGACGCGCGGCGATCTCGCTGCGCGCGGCGGCCGAGCGCACCGCGCTGCTGTCCTACGCGGCGCGCGCCGCGGGCGTCCGCACCCCGCGGCTGCTCGGCATCGGCGAGTCCGCGGACTCCATGGTCCTGGTCCAGGAGCACGCGACCGGCGCGGTCTCGCTGCGCGACCTCCCCGTCGAGGACCTCACGGGCTCGGTGCTCAACGAGGCGTGGCGCCAGCTCCGGCTCGCGCACGCGGCGGGCATCGCGCACCGCGCGCTGACGTCCGACGTCATGCTCGTCTCGCGCGAGCCCGCGACGGGGGCCCCGCAGGTCTGGCTCACCGGGTGGGAGCAGGGCGACATCGCGTCGTCCGAGCTCGCGCGCCGCATGGACCTGGCGCAGATGGTCGCGCTCCTCGCGCTGCGTGTCGGGGCGCGCCGGGCCGTCGAGTCCGCGGTGAGCGTCCTGCCGGACGACGACATCGCCGCCATCGGCCCGCTGCTCCAGCCCGTCGCGCTGCCGCCGAGCACGCGCGAGGAGATCCGGCAGAACAAGGAGCTCCTCAAGGAGCTGCGCGCCGCGCTGGTCGAGCGGCTGCCCGAGGCGAGCATCGAGCCGCAGCGCATCACCCGGTTCGGCGCGCGGACGATCCTCACGCTGACCCTGACGATCGTCGCGGTGACGGTCGTCGTCACGACGATCAACTTCGACCAGATCACCGAGGCCGTCTCGTCGGCGAACCCCTGGTGGGCGGCCGTCTCGTTCCTGCTCGGGATCGTCACGTGGTTCGGCGCCGCGCTCACGCTCGTCGCGTTCGCGTCGAAGCGCCTGCCGCTCTGGCGCGTCACGCTCACCCAGGCGGCGGGCTCGTTCGTCGCGCTCGCCGCGCCCGCCGGCATCGGCCCGGCGGCGCTGAACCTCCGGCTCCTGACCCGGCGCGGGATCTCGACCCCGGTGGCGGTCGCGACGGTCGCGCTCGTCCAGGTGTCGCAGTTCGTCGTGACGATCCTGCTCCTCGTCGTGCTGTCCGTGGCCACCGGCGACGGCGGGCTCGTCCAGCTCCCGTCGACGACGGTGCTCCTCGCGATCGGCGGCGTCGCGCTCGCCGTCCTGGCGACGCTCCTCGTGCCGGCCGTGCGGGCCTGGGTGCTCGCCAAGATCCGCCCGACGATCCAGCAGGTGTGGCCCCGGCTGTCGGAGATGCTGGGCCAGCCCGGGCGGCTCGCGCTCGGCATCGCGGGGAACGTCGTCATGACGCTCGGCTACGTGCTCGCGTTCGACGCCGCCCTCGCCGCGTTCGGGCAGGAGCTCTCGCTCGTCGAGGTCGCGGTCATCTACCTCGTCGGGAACGCCGCGGGTGCGGCCGTCCCGACACCCGGCGGCCTCGGGGCGATCGAGGCCGCCCTCATCTTCGGCCTGACCACCGCGGGCGTCCCCGCCGCGCTCGCGACGTCCGCGACCGTGCTCTTCCGCGTCGCGACCTACTGGGCCCGCATCCCGATCGGCTGGGCCGCGATGCGGTACCTGCAGAGGAAGGGCGACCTGTAG
- a CDS encoding DUF308 domain-containing protein — protein MARGTTTEHGTADGADRPDRPATPDANGQERNPFRKVWWLPVVRGSLLVVLGLLLMIEPLEQLGTLRVVLGAFLVADGVLVAVQGFVHRRQVGSAWWLAQAGVNVVFGVVVALWPDLTATALYYVLAVWVLVLGITTIAGAAALVRNRDLGWAWMLAVGIVSVLFGVLLVTRPLDAFDVLRLVTVVFALYAFVTGAIHVVSGFAVRAVARELADLRAQAVAAGVVVTGGSVLGAPAAHPGVAPPSATGGPTPRDPSAAPSPSPSPAPSPSPRPESSPGPSRGSEPDEPGGAGRLP, from the coding sequence ATGGCACGTGGCACGACGACGGAGCACGGCACCGCGGACGGGGCCGACCGTCCGGACCGCCCTGCGACGCCCGACGCGAACGGGCAGGAGCGCAACCCCTTCCGCAAGGTGTGGTGGCTGCCCGTGGTGCGGGGGAGCCTCCTCGTCGTCCTCGGCCTCCTCCTCATGATCGAGCCGCTGGAGCAGCTCGGGACGCTGCGCGTGGTGCTCGGCGCGTTCCTCGTGGCGGACGGCGTGCTCGTCGCCGTGCAGGGGTTCGTGCACCGCCGGCAGGTCGGGTCGGCGTGGTGGCTCGCGCAGGCGGGCGTCAACGTCGTGTTCGGCGTCGTCGTGGCGCTCTGGCCCGACCTCACCGCCACCGCGCTCTACTACGTGCTCGCGGTCTGGGTGCTCGTGCTGGGCATCACCACGATCGCCGGGGCCGCCGCGCTCGTCCGCAACCGCGACCTGGGCTGGGCCTGGATGCTCGCGGTCGGGATCGTCTCGGTGCTGTTCGGGGTCCTGCTCGTCACGCGGCCGCTCGACGCCTTCGACGTGCTGCGGCTCGTCACCGTCGTGTTCGCGCTGTACGCGTTCGTGACCGGCGCGATCCACGTGGTGTCGGGCTTCGCCGTGCGCGCCGTCGCGCGCGAGCTCGCGGACCTGCGCGCGCAGGCCGTCGCGGCGGGCGTCGTCGTGACGGGCGGGTCCGTGCTCGGCGCGCCCGCCGCTCACCCGGGCGTCGCCCCGCCGTCGGCCACGGGCGGGCCGACGCCGCGCGACCCGAGCGCGGCCCCGTCGCCGTCGCCCTCGCCGGCCCCGTCGCCCTCGCCGAGGCCGGAGTCGTCGCCCGGGCCGTCGCGCGGGTCGGAGCCGGACGAGCCCGGGGGAGCGGGACGGCTGCCCTAG
- the pntB gene encoding Re/Si-specific NAD(P)(+) transhydrogenase subunit beta, with protein MTATSVAQAVYVLAAVLFVLSLAGLSKQESARRGNVLGMVGMVLALAATIVLALGTSARPVLVTALLIALVLLVGAAVGTWRARRVEMTQMPELIAILHSFVGAAAVLVGFNSYLTAHAAGADDVAHLVEVSLGVLVGAVTFTGSVVAFLKLSGRTRSAPLQLPGRNLLNLAALVVSLGLVVWFVVAPSIWPLLLLTVVSLALGWHLVASIGGGDMPVVVSMLNSYSGWAAAAAGFMLGNDLLIVTGALVGSSGAILSYIMCRAMNRSFVSVILGGFGAEEGAAPAGGGEGPQGEHREVSADDVAALLRDARSVVITPGYGMAVAKAQYPVAELVELLRDGGAEVRFGVHPVAGRLPGHMNVLLAEARVPYDIVLEMDEINDDLADTDVVLVIGANDTVNPAALDDPGSPIAGMPVLHVWEAGQVVVFKRSMAAGYAGVQNPLFFRENTGMLFGDAKQRVEDIVAALRVG; from the coding sequence ATGACCGCGACGTCCGTCGCCCAGGCGGTCTACGTCCTCGCCGCCGTCCTGTTCGTCCTCAGCCTCGCGGGGCTGTCGAAGCAGGAGTCCGCACGCCGCGGCAACGTGCTCGGCATGGTCGGCATGGTCCTCGCGCTGGCCGCGACGATCGTGCTCGCGCTCGGCACGAGCGCCCGGCCCGTGCTCGTCACCGCGCTGCTCATCGCGCTCGTGCTCCTCGTGGGCGCGGCGGTCGGGACGTGGCGCGCGCGCCGCGTCGAGATGACGCAGATGCCGGAGCTCATCGCGATCCTGCACAGCTTCGTCGGCGCCGCGGCCGTGCTGGTCGGCTTCAACTCCTACCTCACCGCGCACGCCGCCGGGGCCGACGACGTCGCGCACCTCGTCGAGGTCTCCCTCGGCGTGCTCGTGGGCGCGGTGACGTTCACCGGCTCCGTCGTCGCGTTCCTCAAGCTGTCGGGGCGCACGCGATCGGCCCCGCTCCAGCTCCCCGGCCGGAACCTGCTCAACCTCGCGGCGCTCGTCGTGAGCCTGGGGCTCGTGGTGTGGTTCGTCGTCGCGCCGTCGATCTGGCCCCTGCTCCTGCTCACGGTCGTGTCGCTCGCGCTCGGCTGGCACCTCGTCGCGTCGATCGGCGGGGGCGACATGCCCGTCGTCGTGTCGATGCTCAACTCGTACTCCGGCTGGGCCGCCGCCGCGGCGGGCTTCATGCTCGGCAACGACCTGCTCATCGTCACGGGCGCGCTCGTCGGGTCCTCCGGTGCGATCCTCAGCTACATCATGTGCCGGGCCATGAACCGGTCGTTCGTGTCCGTCATCCTCGGCGGGTTCGGGGCCGAGGAGGGCGCCGCGCCCGCCGGGGGCGGCGAGGGCCCGCAGGGCGAGCACCGCGAGGTGAGCGCCGACGACGTCGCGGCCCTCCTGCGCGACGCCCGCAGCGTCGTCATCACGCCGGGCTACGGCATGGCGGTCGCCAAGGCGCAGTACCCCGTCGCGGAGCTCGTCGAGCTCCTGCGCGACGGCGGTGCCGAGGTCCGCTTCGGGGTGCACCCGGTCGCGGGTCGCCTGCCCGGGCACATGAACGTCCTGCTCGCCGAGGCGCGCGTCCCGTACGACATCGTGCTGGAGATGGACGAGATCAACGACGACCTGGCGGACACGGACGTCGTGCTCGTCATCGGCGCGAACGACACGGTGAACCCGGCCGCGCTCGACGATCCCGGCTCCCCCATCGCGGGCATGCCGGTCCTGCACGTGTGGGAGGCCGGGCAGGTCGTCGTCTTCAAGCGCTCGATGGCGGCCGGCTACGCCGGGGTGCAGAACCCGCTGTTCTTCCGCGAGAACACGGGCATGCTCTTCGGGGACGCGAAGCAGCGGGTCGAGGACATCGTGGCGGCGCTGCGGGTCGGCTGA
- a CDS encoding Re/Si-specific NAD(P)(+) transhydrogenase subunit alpha, giving the protein MRIGVPREVRDGERLVAATPRTVERLRALGYEVVVEHDAGAGATFSDAAYETAGATVVDAAAAWGADVVTAVNAPTDAQVALLRPGATLVAMLGPANDPDLVQRLATRGVTALALDAVPRISRAQALDVLSTLSNVAGYRAVVEAAGEYGGMFAGQVTAAGKTPPARVFVIGGGVAGLAAVGAAASLGAQVRAFDVRSEAAEQIESMGGTAVREPAAQQGMSADGYAKPLTPEQEAAALAVYAREAAEADVVITTALVRGRAPRTLTAEAVAGMRPGSVVVDLAASGGGNCALTVPGERVVTENGVVVVGWTDLAGRLPQHTSQLLGTNVVHLLELVTPGKDGELALDLDDPVQRGMTVARDGEVLWPPPPVAVSAAPAPGSTAPPPDPALETAARERAAAEAASAASLSRRRRTVGAALAAVLVTLALSFAPPSLVGHVTVFTLAVIVGYYVISNVTHSLHTPLMAQTNAISGIILVGALLQIGSDDWVVTTLALLAATVASINIFGGFLVANRMIRMFRKDAPARAQEVAR; this is encoded by the coding sequence GTGAGGATCGGTGTCCCCCGCGAGGTGAGGGACGGGGAGCGGCTGGTCGCCGCGACCCCGCGCACGGTCGAGCGCCTGCGGGCGCTCGGGTACGAGGTGGTCGTCGAGCACGACGCCGGCGCGGGGGCCACGTTCTCCGACGCCGCGTACGAGACGGCGGGCGCCACGGTCGTCGACGCCGCGGCCGCGTGGGGCGCCGACGTCGTCACGGCGGTGAACGCGCCGACGGACGCCCAGGTCGCGCTCCTGCGCCCGGGCGCGACGCTCGTCGCGATGCTCGGCCCCGCGAACGACCCCGACCTCGTGCAGCGCCTCGCCACCCGCGGCGTCACCGCGCTCGCGCTCGACGCCGTGCCTCGCATCTCGCGCGCGCAGGCCCTCGACGTGCTGAGCACGCTGTCCAACGTCGCGGGGTACCGCGCGGTCGTCGAGGCGGCCGGCGAGTACGGCGGCATGTTCGCCGGGCAGGTCACGGCCGCGGGCAAGACGCCGCCCGCGAGGGTCTTCGTCATCGGCGGCGGGGTCGCGGGCCTCGCCGCGGTCGGCGCGGCGGCGAGCCTGGGCGCGCAGGTGCGCGCGTTCGACGTGCGGTCCGAGGCGGCCGAGCAGATCGAGTCCATGGGCGGCACCGCCGTGCGCGAGCCCGCGGCGCAGCAGGGCATGTCCGCCGACGGCTACGCGAAGCCGCTCACGCCCGAGCAGGAGGCCGCGGCCCTCGCGGTGTACGCGCGCGAGGCCGCCGAGGCCGACGTCGTCATCACGACGGCGCTCGTGCGCGGCCGCGCCCCGCGCACCCTCACGGCCGAGGCGGTCGCCGGGATGCGCCCCGGGAGCGTCGTCGTCGACCTCGCGGCCTCGGGCGGCGGGAACTGCGCGCTCACGGTGCCGGGCGAACGCGTCGTGACGGAGAACGGCGTCGTGGTCGTCGGCTGGACCGACCTCGCCGGGCGCCTGCCCCAGCACACGTCGCAGCTCCTCGGGACGAACGTCGTGCACCTGCTGGAGCTGGTCACGCCCGGCAAGGACGGCGAGCTCGCGCTCGACCTCGACGACCCGGTGCAGCGCGGCATGACCGTCGCGCGCGACGGCGAGGTGCTGTGGCCGCCGCCGCCCGTCGCGGTGAGCGCGGCCCCGGCCCCGGGGTCGACCGCGCCACCACCCGACCCCGCGCTGGAGACCGCGGCACGCGAGCGGGCCGCCGCGGAGGCGGCGTCGGCCGCGAGCCTGAGCCGCCGTCGTCGGACCGTGGGCGCCGCGCTCGCCGCGGTGCTCGTGACGCTCGCGCTGTCGTTCGCGCCGCCGTCGCTCGTCGGGCACGTCACGGTCTTCACGCTCGCGGTGATCGTCGGGTACTACGTAATCTCGAACGTCACGCACTCGCTGCACACACCGCTCATGGCCCAGACCAACGCGATCTCCGGCATCATCCTCGTCGGCGCGCTCCTCCAGATCGGCTCCGACGACTGGGTCGTCACGACGCTCGCGCTGCTCGCCGCGACCGTCGCGAGCATCAACATCTTCGGTGGCTTCCTCGTGGCGAACCGCATGATCCGCATGTTCCGCAAGGACGCCCCGGCGCGTGCGCAGGAGGTGGCCCGATGA